One Phocaeicola dorei genomic region harbors:
- a CDS encoding DUF4373 domain-containing protein, with the protein MKSVISDNKIIPFLPCYKRTSQLHETKVSDLKTVYGCNGYAVYDYIENEIFRTGNHSLYWCKNMLCRVADYWALSPEEVEKIVEYCIQVDLFNAELYTKYHILTSAEIRQQYNNAGFFMAVNS; encoded by the coding sequence ATGAAATCCGTTATTTCAGACAATAAGATTATTCCATTCCTGCCTTGTTATAAAAGGACATCACAGTTGCATGAAACCAAAGTTAGTGATCTGAAAACTGTATATGGATGTAATGGATATGCGGTTTATGATTATATAGAAAATGAGATATTCCGTACAGGAAATCATTCATTGTATTGGTGTAAGAATATGCTTTGCAGAGTAGCGGACTATTGGGCACTCTCTCCGGAAGAAGTGGAGAAAATCGTGGAGTATTGTATTCAGGTTGACTTGTTCAATGCTGAGTTGTATACCAAGTATCATATTCTTACATCCGCAGAAATCAGGCAACAGTATAATAATGCCGGTTTCTTCATGGCTGTCAATTCATAA
- the traN gene encoding conjugative transposon protein TraN, with protein MKKFFVMLALMAGVVSAYAQNAADSTSAVTKDAALEADIYPGQVDGDLYHGLTRKLTFDRMVPPYGLEVTYDKTTHIIFPSAVRYVDLGSPNLVAGKADGAENVIRVKSVVRNFRDETNMSVITESGSFYTFNVKYSDEPLLLNIEMKDFIHDGSKVNRPNNALDIYLKELGSESPKLVQLINRSIHKENKRHVKHIGSKAFGIQYLLRGIYTHNGLLYFHTQIRNQSNVPFEVDFVTFKIVDKKIMKRTAIQEQIIFPLRAHNYATMVAGNKDERTVFTFDKFTIPADKVLVVELNEKSGGRHQSFTVESEDIVRARVINELKVK; from the coding sequence ATGAAAAAGTTTTTTGTAATGCTTGCCCTTATGGCGGGCGTAGTGAGTGCTTACGCACAGAATGCAGCCGATTCGACATCGGCAGTCACCAAGGATGCCGCGCTGGAAGCGGACATTTATCCCGGGCAGGTGGATGGCGACCTCTATCACGGCCTGACCCGGAAGCTCACCTTTGACAGGATGGTTCCCCCGTATGGACTGGAAGTGACATACGACAAGACCACGCACATCATATTCCCATCGGCTGTGCGTTATGTGGATCTTGGTTCGCCTAATCTTGTGGCAGGCAAGGCTGACGGTGCGGAGAATGTCATCCGTGTAAAATCTGTAGTCAGGAATTTCCGTGATGAGACGAACATGTCGGTCATCACCGAAAGCGGCAGTTTCTACACGTTCAATGTCAAGTATTCGGATGAGCCGCTGCTGCTGAACATCGAGATGAAGGATTTCATCCATGACGGCAGCAAGGTGAACCGACCGAACAACGCCCTTGATATCTATCTGAAGGAGCTGGGCAGTGAATCGCCCAAGCTCGTGCAGCTGATAAACCGTAGTATCCACAAGGAGAACAAGCGCCATGTCAAGCACATCGGCAGCAAGGCTTTCGGTATCCAATACCTCCTGCGCGGGATTTACACCCATAACGGGCTGCTTTATTTCCACACGCAGATACGCAACCAATCCAATGTGCCTTTCGAGGTGGATTTCGTGACGTTCAAAATCGTGGACAAAAAAATCATGAAGCGTACAGCCATTCAGGAACAGATAATCTTTCCTCTAAGAGCGCACAATTACGCCACTATGGTGGCCGGAAATAAGGATGAGCGTACCGTGTTCACCTTCGACAAGTTCACCATCCCGGCCGACAAGGTGCTGGTCGTCGAACTGAACGAGAAAAGCGGCGGTCGTCACCAGTCGTTCACCGTGGAGAGCGAGGATATTGTGAGAGCCAGAGTCATCAACGAACTAAAAGTGAAGTAG
- a CDS encoding conjugal transfer protein TraO codes for MRKVICMLVTVVSLALFSGQAYAQRCLPGMKGVELRGGFADGSKSPLNHYAGFAVSGYTKKANRWIIGAEYLLKNYEYRNISVPRAQFTAEGGYYLKFLSDPSKTLFLSIGGSALAGYETVNWGDRMLYDGSRLLAKDAFVYGGAITLELETYITDRIVLLASIRERALWGGSLSVLTTQFGLGVRFMID; via the coding sequence ATGCGTAAAGTCATTTGTATGTTAGTAACGGTCGTGTCGCTTGCCCTGTTCTCAGGGCAGGCATACGCCCAACGCTGTCTCCCCGGCATGAAGGGCGTGGAGCTGCGGGGCGGATTTGCGGACGGCTCGAAATCCCCCTTGAACCACTATGCGGGATTCGCGGTATCGGGATATACAAAGAAAGCCAACCGCTGGATCATCGGCGCGGAATATCTGCTGAAGAATTACGAATACCGGAACATATCCGTCCCGCGTGCGCAGTTCACTGCCGAAGGCGGTTACTACCTGAAATTCCTGTCCGACCCGTCCAAGACACTGTTCCTTTCCATCGGCGGATCGGCCCTGGCCGGTTACGAGACCGTGAATTGGGGTGACAGGATGCTGTATGACGGTTCCAGGCTGCTTGCCAAGGACGCTTTTGTCTATGGCGGGGCGATAACATTGGAGCTTGAGACCTATATCACGGACCGTATCGTGCTGCTTGCCAGTATTCGGGAACGTGCCCTGTGGGGTGGCTCGTTATCCGTGCTCACCACACAATTCGGTCTGGGTGTAAGGTTTATGATTGATTAA
- a CDS encoding toprim domain-containing protein has product MNIEETRRIPITDFLARMGHEPTSRKGNEWWYSAPYREERTPSFRVNILKNVWQDFGIGRGGDIFSLAGEFTGSSDFKEQAGFISEVFGGIAPATVFRPKEKRPETDPDEESCFVKVRFGPLYNKVLLNYLKERGICSDVALFNCEEVRYTLHGKRYFAIGFKNVSGGYELRTRMFKGSISPKDISLIDNSSDTCNLFEGFIDYLSWMMLGLGCGDDYLVLNSVALLERSYGVLDRYERVNCYLDRDEAGRRTLEALRKRYGNKIEDCSALYKGFKDLNEYLQHKDGILE; this is encoded by the coding sequence ATGAACATAGAGGAAACAAGAAGGATTCCCATCACGGATTTTCTGGCACGGATGGGGCATGAGCCGACATCCCGGAAAGGAAACGAGTGGTGGTATTCCGCCCCTTACCGGGAGGAACGGACGCCGTCGTTTCGGGTGAACATCCTGAAAAATGTATGGCAGGACTTCGGTATCGGGCGTGGCGGGGACATTTTCAGCCTCGCGGGAGAGTTTACAGGCAGCAGCGATTTCAAGGAGCAGGCCGGATTCATTTCGGAGGTGTTTGGAGGTATTGCGCCAGCGACCGTTTTCCGTCCGAAGGAGAAACGCCCCGAAACCGATCCCGACGAGGAGAGTTGCTTTGTAAAAGTCCGCTTCGGCCCGTTGTATAACAAAGTCCTGCTCAACTACCTGAAAGAGCGCGGCATTTGCAGCGACGTGGCATTGTTCAACTGTGAGGAAGTAAGATATACCTTGCACGGCAAGCGGTATTTCGCCATCGGTTTCAAGAACGTCAGCGGCGGGTACGAACTCCGTACCCGCATGTTCAAGGGCAGTATTTCGCCAAAGGACATCTCGCTGATAGACAACAGCTCGGATACCTGCAATCTTTTCGAGGGTTTCATCGACTATCTCTCGTGGATGATGCTCGGGCTGGGATGCGGTGATGACTACCTCGTGCTGAATTCGGTGGCCCTGCTGGAACGCTCGTATGGTGTTCTTGACAGGTACGAACGGGTCAACTGCTACCTGGACCGGGACGAGGCGGGACGCAGGACGCTGGAAGCTCTCCGCAAACGCTACGGCAACAAGATAGAGGACTGTTCCGCCTTGTACAAGGGATTCAAGGACCTGAACGAATACCTGCAACACAAGGACGGGATTCTGGAATAA